The Lewinellaceae bacterium genome has a segment encoding these proteins:
- a CDS encoding gliding motility-associated C-terminal domain-containing protein has product MKAIKSIIFIIILFSLFGTTQGQNLISDPGFENWDGSYGWNPGSLSGLYDWYEANGTADYHNQDPMFNGSNLTGLEDCPLGEGTTNCGFPYEGQGVLGCWKGNGPDGSREWAGTQLIEPLVAGGCYKISFWIQNKKDHPDKPLVTNHWGMFFNHTQIPFFNPNLANFAAMSDHWVACEQIIEGSEWTKVEFDYQASEAFEYAYIGYMGDFSNSSYNIYNDDYLLGPYVWIDEVIVERIDPQLALTDDISICKGESVTLEALSNFPVLWEDNQSNAVSRTVNPEHTTTFYVQTQDSTLCSVRDSIVVTVVGDQVVNFMGVSICDGADPVILDPTITSGSWSGTGIIDENQGLFDPVLAGIGDHYIIYDSADDCSENFTMHVEVSPPPVIDFEADVLEGCPPLEVQFNDLSAVSGIAYTWDFGNGAMSNELLATSTVYPESGNFDVSLEVVYSENCKSSQTIPGLIEVSAPPVADFTYSPAHPSNLSPEVHFFDASTGLLSEWLWDFGNGTTSDKNNANTAFVMPGIYEVQLLVTSSNGCRDSISRNVTVNSIVNFYVPNVFSPNDDGIHDLFEVFTVGPLKDYKMTIFNRWGGMVFQSNDKNTSWDGDLPNGEKAETGVYTYSIEYEYLGLTPEASFSGVQRGDVMVIR; this is encoded by the coding sequence ATGAAGGCAATAAAATCGATCATTTTTATTATAATTTTGTTTTCCCTGTTCGGAACAACACAGGGTCAAAATCTTATTTCTGACCCCGGTTTTGAAAATTGGGACGGCTCGTACGGATGGAATCCGGGCTCCCTTTCCGGTCTTTACGATTGGTACGAAGCCAATGGAACAGCTGATTATCATAACCAGGATCCTATGTTCAACGGATCAAACCTTACAGGCCTGGAGGATTGTCCGCTGGGAGAAGGGACTACCAATTGTGGTTTCCCCTATGAAGGCCAGGGGGTTTTAGGATGTTGGAAAGGCAATGGACCGGATGGCTCAAGAGAATGGGCCGGAACGCAATTAATCGAACCCCTCGTTGCTGGTGGCTGTTACAAAATCTCCTTTTGGATTCAAAACAAAAAAGATCATCCTGACAAACCCCTGGTCACCAACCATTGGGGGATGTTTTTCAATCATACTCAAATTCCTTTTTTCAACCCTAACCTCGCCAACTTTGCCGCTATGTCCGACCATTGGGTGGCCTGTGAGCAAATCATTGAAGGCAGCGAATGGACAAAAGTCGAATTTGATTACCAGGCCAGCGAGGCTTTTGAATATGCCTATATTGGTTATATGGGTGATTTTTCAAATTCATCTTATAACATCTACAATGATGATTATCTTCTGGGACCTTACGTCTGGATTGACGAGGTCATCGTCGAAAGAATAGATCCACAGCTTGCCCTCACAGATGATATTTCAATTTGCAAGGGGGAGAGTGTGACCCTTGAAGCACTTTCTAATTTTCCGGTCCTCTGGGAAGACAATCAGAGTAATGCCGTTTCCCGAACAGTAAACCCGGAACATACGACGACTTTTTATGTGCAGACACAGGATAGCACTTTATGCTCGGTAAGAGATTCTATTGTAGTAACCGTTGTTGGAGACCAGGTGGTCAATTTCATGGGTGTTTCTATTTGCGATGGCGCGGATCCGGTTATCCTCGACCCAACCATAACCAGCGGCTCCTGGAGCGGCACAGGCATAATTGATGAAAACCAGGGGCTTTTTGATCCTGTTTTGGCAGGGATTGGCGATCATTACATCATCTATGATTCAGCCGATGACTGTAGCGAAAACTTTACCATGCATGTTGAAGTTTCTCCTCCTCCTGTGATCGATTTTGAGGCAGATGTCCTGGAAGGTTGCCCGCCCCTCGAAGTTCAGTTTAATGATTTAAGTGCTGTTTCGGGTATTGCTTATACCTGGGATTTTGGAAACGGTGCCATGAGTAATGAATTATTGGCAACATCGACCGTTTACCCTGAGTCAGGAAATTTTGACGTAAGCCTGGAGGTCGTATATTCTGAAAACTGTAAAAGCAGCCAAACCATACCGGGCCTCATTGAGGTTTCGGCCCCCCCCGTAGCCGATTTTACCTATTCCCCTGCGCATCCTTCTAACCTGAGCCCTGAAGTTCACTTTTTTGATGCTTCAACAGGCCTTCTGTCGGAATGGTTATGGGATTTTGGCAATGGAACCACCAGCGATAAAAATAATGCCAATACTGCATTTGTTATGCCGGGAATTTATGAGGTCCAGTTGCTGGTTACTTCTTCGAACGGCTGCAGGGATTCCATTTCACGCAATGTAACGGTTAACAGCATTGTCAATTTTTATGTGCCCAATGTTTTTTCTCCTAACGACGATGGCATCCACGATTTATTTGAAGTATTCACGGTGGGCCCTTTAAAAGATTACAAAATGACCATATTCAACCGGTGGGGTGGTATGGTTTTTCAAAGCAATGATAAAAATACCTCATGGGATGGTGATCTGCCAAACGGTGAAAAAGCTGAAACCGGGGTTTACACCTATTCCATTGAATATGAATACCTTGGACTAACACCAGAAGCCTCTTTTTCCGGCGTTCAGCGGGGAGATGTAATGGTAATCAGATAG
- a CDS encoding T9SS type A sorting domain-containing protein, with amino-acid sequence MKKFFYTAILLLLCNPMLYSQVGELDPSFADGGILSWSASGNNNNPQGIGIQSDGKIVVTFTGAFTAPGDLDLAVTRLNTDGTVDSTFANNGIFQLANPIGVEIIYHLDILEDDAIMIGGGYAVTAYNQDFILVKLKPDGALDTSFGDNGLAIHPVQIKEDYIRDFTFTAEGKILAAGISYDSIGSEIRHVVSRFEANGVIDTTFGDHGNFIWNYGDIYNDTWNIAITDDGNIITSGKSAPFGTDRLAVYKILADGSAIDSTFAVNGEILAPFNGTAYGMIIHSNGNILITGQNSGPSGNDLIVLAYNQDGTPNTNFGQDGIFLIDVELGDVGYNLIEQPDGKIIACGQSGVLFGTPAPGFFSVRLDENGILDTSWGGTGHVTTINGWMGWAQDMAIQADGKILMTGVSAHDNNELQVVRYGNFIDVDMDTYGMGEDCNDNDFAINPGATEIPNNDIDEDCDGIALIIDLDMDGYDSDKDCDDNNAAVNPGAVEIPYNGLDDDCDATTPDDDLDGDGFNLADDCDDTNAYINPNATEIPNNEIDEDCDGMDLMVGVQETALAQQFKVYPNPTNNAVTIDFDHSAVSIDFIEVRNNLGEQVKKIIEVPVGKKLSIDLGNLASGTWLLIFHTSEGSFIKRVIKI; translated from the coding sequence ATGAAAAAGTTTTTTTACACAGCAATCCTGCTGTTGTTATGCAATCCAATGCTCTATTCACAAGTTGGCGAATTGGATCCATCTTTTGCAGATGGAGGCATTCTGTCCTGGTCTGCCAGCGGAAACAATAACAATCCCCAAGGCATAGGCATCCAGTCTGATGGCAAAATTGTCGTCACCTTTACAGGAGCTTTTACAGCCCCTGGTGATCTGGATCTTGCCGTAACCAGGTTAAACACAGATGGAACTGTTGACTCCACCTTTGCGAATAATGGCATCTTCCAGCTTGCTAATCCCATTGGTGTGGAAATAATTTACCACCTCGATATCCTGGAGGATGACGCCATTATGATCGGAGGAGGTTATGCTGTCACAGCCTATAATCAGGATTTTATTTTGGTAAAATTAAAGCCTGACGGCGCGCTCGACACTTCTTTCGGCGACAACGGCCTGGCTATTCACCCTGTTCAAATCAAAGAAGATTATATCCGTGATTTCACTTTCACAGCAGAAGGCAAGATTCTGGCCGCAGGAATAAGTTACGACTCCATTGGTTCGGAAATCCGACATGTGGTCAGCCGCTTTGAAGCCAATGGAGTCATTGATACCACTTTTGGTGACCATGGCAATTTCATCTGGAATTATGGCGACATTTATAATGACACCTGGAATATTGCCATAACGGACGATGGCAATATTATCACCTCCGGAAAGAGTGCTCCATTTGGGACTGACAGGTTAGCTGTTTATAAAATTTTGGCCGACGGAAGCGCGATAGACTCCACCTTTGCGGTCAATGGTGAAATACTTGCTCCATTCAATGGCACTGCCTATGGCATGATCATTCACAGCAATGGCAATATTCTCATTACAGGTCAGAACTCAGGCCCTTCGGGAAACGACCTTATTGTTTTGGCCTATAATCAGGATGGAACACCCAACACAAACTTTGGCCAGGACGGCATTTTTCTAATTGATGTCGAGTTAGGTGATGTCGGGTATAATTTAATTGAACAACCCGACGGAAAAATAATTGCCTGCGGCCAATCTGGTGTTTTGTTCGGAACTCCTGCTCCGGGCTTCTTCTCCGTTAGATTGGACGAAAACGGCATACTCGATACTTCCTGGGGAGGGACAGGACATGTAACAACCATAAACGGATGGATGGGATGGGCACAAGACATGGCAATACAAGCGGACGGTAAAATCTTAATGACAGGAGTTTCTGCTCATGACAACAACGAATTACAGGTGGTGCGTTACGGCAATTTTATTGATGTGGATATGGATACCTATGGAATGGGTGAAGATTGCAACGACAATGATTTTGCCATAAATCCGGGTGCCACAGAGATACCTAATAATGACATAGACGAGGATTGTGACGGCATTGCGCTGATCATTGACCTGGATATGGATGGATATGACTCTGACAAAGATTGTGATGATAATAATGCTGCCGTCAACCCAGGAGCCGTTGAAATACCATACAACGGTTTAGATGATGATTGCGATGCAACCACTCCGGATGATGATCTTGACGGTGACGGATTCAATTTAGCAGATGACTGTGATGACACCAATGCTTACATCAATCCGAATGCAACTGAAATTCCCAACAACGAAATCGATGAGGATTGTGATGGCATGGATTTAATGGTCGGCGTCCAGGAGACAGCACTGGCGCAACAATTTAAAGTCTATCCCAACCCGACAAATAATGCTGTTACTATTGATTTTGATCATTCTGCGGTTTCCATTGATTTCATCGAAGTCAGGAACAACCTTGGAGAACAAGTGAAAAAAATTATTGAAGTGCCCGTTGGTAAAAAACTGTCCATTGACCTTGGCAATCTTGCCTCTGGCACATGGTTGTTAATTTTCCATACCAGTGAAGGAAGTTTTATCAAACGTGTGATTAAGATTTAA
- a CDS encoding glycosyl hydrolase: MKNSFPKWTLLLFLSLAVCLPNQSFAQKKGKTKDKEEKAQTPKDTIINGALVGGLKWRGIGPAWASGRIADFAVNPKNSTEYFVGVASGNVWKTENNGTTWKPVFDNYGSYSIGVVEYDPGNPNTVWVGTGENNHQRATGYGDGVYKSVDGGSSFKNMGLKDSRQIGGIVIHPENGDIVFVACEGSMWGPGGDRGLYKTTDGGKTWKKVIEISENTGVNNVIMDPSNPNIMYATSEQRRRHHYGKIGGGPESAVYKSTDGGETWNKIMKGLPKVDLGGMGIDVSPVDPNVVYLTVEAAEDKGGTYRSTDKGESWKRMSSYYSSGQYYNEIYCDPVDVDKVYCTETRSKVTLDGGKTWNNIGNNNRHVDDHALWIDPANTNHLLIGGDGGIYETYDMGDNWDFKENLPITQFYRVAVDDDEPFYNVYGGTQDNNSMGGPSRTLYRQGATNDDWIRTVGGDGFWQATEPGNPDIVYSEYQYGNMFRYDRKSGTTEDIKPRERKDELAYKWNWDTPLFVSPHSPTRLYCSANKVFRSDDRGNSWQVISEDLTAMVDRDSLKFMDKYWSPDALVKHVSTSQWGTIVSLNESPVQEGLLYAGTDDGVISVTENNGATWHQVKSFPGVPQYTYVSDIQASKHDANVVFASFTNIKMDDFKPYLFKSTDKGHTWTSINGDLPVSHSIHSIQQDHKNPNLLFVGTEFGIFFTVNGGAHWVQMKSGIPTIPVKDIAIQERENDLVIATFGRGFYILDDYSPLREISHKWAEQDACIFPVKDALMYDQMSKFGNQGSTYFKAENPDYGATFTYYLKEVPKTKKELRKEEEKKLFKDGKYIPQPSWRELQLEENEEKSHLIFTIYDSSDKVIRRMTKAPSKGIQRLTWNLSYDAPFPVSTKKFDPLKSGGGRGGRDVVPGTYKVGLQLWHEGELSTLVDPVEFKVKELNNSTLPKGNVAVATAFDDELIRLNAAIQGADRLTEEMIEKVETIKQTLYATPAASEALKDEARALGTELEAIKFAFDGVPARASWEEIPPAKIPLTKKFSELLYGRSGATTEPTGTQKQSLEIVKAEFPPILEKIRDIAENKLPALEKKLDEVNAPWTPGRVPDWKN; encoded by the coding sequence ATGAAAAATAGCTTTCCTAAATGGACACTCCTGCTCTTTTTGAGCCTGGCAGTATGTCTTCCTAATCAATCCTTCGCCCAGAAAAAAGGCAAAACCAAAGACAAAGAAGAAAAGGCTCAAACCCCTAAGGACACCATTATCAATGGTGCACTTGTCGGGGGGCTTAAATGGCGCGGTATCGGGCCGGCCTGGGCATCGGGCCGTATTGCAGACTTTGCTGTCAATCCCAAAAATTCTACCGAATATTTCGTCGGTGTTGCCAGCGGCAATGTCTGGAAAACGGAAAACAACGGAACCACCTGGAAACCCGTTTTTGACAATTACGGCTCTTACTCCATTGGAGTGGTTGAGTACGACCCGGGAAATCCCAATACCGTTTGGGTGGGAACGGGAGAAAATAACCACCAGCGAGCCACCGGGTATGGAGATGGCGTTTACAAATCAGTAGATGGCGGGAGTTCTTTCAAGAATATGGGACTTAAAGATTCCCGGCAGATTGGGGGCATTGTGATCCATCCTGAAAACGGGGACATCGTCTTCGTGGCCTGTGAGGGATCCATGTGGGGCCCCGGCGGCGACCGCGGGTTGTACAAAACCACAGATGGTGGAAAAACCTGGAAAAAGGTGATCGAGATCAGTGAAAATACCGGCGTAAACAATGTGATCATGGATCCATCAAATCCGAACATCATGTACGCCACTTCCGAACAGCGCCGCCGTCACCATTACGGTAAAATAGGGGGCGGACCCGAATCCGCTGTTTATAAAAGTACCGACGGAGGGGAAACCTGGAATAAGATCATGAAGGGCCTTCCCAAAGTTGACCTGGGAGGAATGGGTATTGATGTTTCTCCGGTGGATCCCAACGTGGTTTACCTGACGGTGGAAGCAGCGGAAGACAAGGGAGGTACCTATCGCTCTACCGATAAAGGAGAAAGCTGGAAGAGAATGAGCAGTTATTACAGCAGCGGACAATATTACAACGAGATTTATTGCGATCCTGTTGATGTGGATAAAGTTTACTGTACAGAGACCCGGTCAAAGGTTACCCTGGATGGTGGTAAAACGTGGAATAATATTGGCAACAATAACCGCCACGTCGATGATCACGCTCTTTGGATTGATCCGGCCAATACCAACCACCTGCTTATCGGTGGGGACGGTGGAATTTATGAAACTTATGATATGGGTGATAACTGGGACTTCAAGGAAAATCTTCCCATTACCCAGTTCTACCGTGTAGCTGTTGATGATGACGAACCCTTTTACAATGTTTATGGCGGTACACAGGATAATAATTCCATGGGAGGGCCTTCCCGCACATTGTACAGACAGGGAGCAACCAATGACGACTGGATCCGTACGGTGGGCGGCGATGGATTCTGGCAGGCTACAGAGCCGGGAAATCCCGATATTGTTTATTCGGAATACCAGTATGGAAATATGTTCCGCTATGATAGAAAAAGCGGAACGACCGAAGATATAAAACCCCGGGAAAGAAAAGACGAATTGGCTTATAAGTGGAACTGGGATACGCCTTTATTCGTAAGCCCGCATTCTCCCACGCGGTTATATTGCTCGGCCAATAAGGTATTTCGCAGTGATGACCGAGGAAACTCATGGCAGGTCATCAGTGAAGATCTCACGGCTATGGTCGATCGGGACAGTTTGAAATTTATGGATAAATACTGGAGCCCGGATGCCCTGGTGAAACACGTTTCCACCTCACAATGGGGTACCATCGTTTCGCTCAATGAATCCCCTGTTCAGGAAGGGTTATTGTATGCCGGTACCGATGACGGGGTCATTTCCGTAACGGAAAACAATGGTGCCACCTGGCACCAGGTGAAGTCATTCCCCGGAGTGCCTCAATATACTTATGTTTCTGACATCCAGGCCTCCAAACACGATGCCAATGTAGTATTCGCTTCTTTTACGAATATCAAAATGGATGATTTCAAACCCTACCTGTTCAAAAGTACAGACAAAGGTCATACGTGGACTTCTATTAACGGTGATTTACCTGTCAGCCATAGTATACATTCCATCCAACAGGATCACAAAAATCCAAACCTCCTGTTCGTTGGAACGGAATTCGGTATTTTCTTTACCGTCAACGGCGGAGCACACTGGGTGCAAATGAAATCGGGTATCCCTACTATTCCTGTAAAGGATATTGCCATCCAGGAACGCGAAAATGATCTCGTGATCGCCACTTTCGGCCGTGGATTTTATATCCTGGACGACTATAGCCCGTTGAGAGAAATTTCTCACAAATGGGCCGAACAGGATGCCTGCATTTTCCCGGTCAAGGATGCTTTGATGTATGACCAGATGAGCAAATTCGGGAACCAGGGATCCACTTATTTCAAGGCGGAAAATCCTGATTACGGGGCTACTTTTACCTATTACCTGAAAGAGGTGCCCAAAACGAAAAAAGAGTTGCGCAAGGAAGAAGAGAAAAAATTGTTTAAAGACGGCAAGTATATTCCTCAGCCTTCATGGAGGGAACTCCAGCTGGAAGAAAATGAGGAGAAATCACATTTGATCTTTACCATTTACGACAGTAGTGATAAAGTAATTCGCAGGATGACAAAAGCGCCTTCAAAAGGCATCCAGCGCTTGACGTGGAATCTTTCCTACGATGCTCCGTTCCCGGTTTCAACAAAGAAATTCGACCCCCTGAAATCCGGCGGCGGCCGTGGGGGAAGAGATGTGGTTCCGGGAACTTATAAGGTTGGGCTCCAGCTGTGGCACGAAGGGGAATTGTCAACGCTGGTGGATCCCGTTGAATTTAAAGTTAAAGAACTCAACAACAGTACATTGCCTAAAGGTAATGTGGCGGTGGCTACCGCTTTTGATGATGAATTGATCCGGTTGAATGCCGCGATTCAGGGAGCAGACCGTTTGACGGAGGAAATGATCGAAAAGGTCGAAACCATCAAACAAACGCTTTATGCGACCCCGGCAGCTTCAGAGGCACTGAAGGATGAAGCACGGGCTTTAGGTACGGAACTCGAAGCCATCAAGTTTGCTTTTGACGGTGTTCCGGCCAGGGCAAGCTGGGAAGAAATACCACCGGCAAAAATACCGCTCACCAAGAAATTTAGCGAGCTGCTTTACGGTCGTTCAGGGGCCACAACGGAACCAACCGGTACTCAAAAGCAGAGTCTGGAGATCGTAAAAGCGGAGTTTCCGCCAATTCTGGAAAAGATCAGGGATATTGCAGAAAATAAATTGCCTGCTTTGGAGAAAAAACTCGATGAAGTAAATGCCCCATGGACACCGGGAAGAGTGCCGGATTGGAAAAATTGA
- a CDS encoding TerB family tellurite resistance protein yields the protein MKPSEDVMNRFYQNTGKLFYAVAAADKKVRPEEYEKLAEIIKSDWLPLEDTVDPFDTDAAFQIEFIFDWLEDACVEPYDCFEEFKEFKDTHEYLFTEDVKQLIWKTAYEIASAFSKRNKSELVMLSKLALLLKEGDPVL from the coding sequence ATGAAACCTTCAGAAGATGTGATGAACAGATTTTATCAAAACACAGGCAAACTGTTCTACGCGGTTGCAGCAGCTGATAAAAAGGTTCGACCGGAAGAATATGAAAAACTGGCAGAAATCATAAAGTCAGACTGGTTACCCTTAGAGGATACCGTAGATCCGTTCGACACCGATGCGGCCTTCCAGATCGAGTTCATCTTCGACTGGCTCGAAGATGCCTGTGTTGAACCTTACGACTGTTTTGAGGAATTTAAGGAATTTAAAGATACTCACGAATACCTGTTTACCGAAGACGTCAAACAGCTGATCTGGAAAACAGCCTATGAAATCGCGTCGGCCTTTTCAAAAAGAAATAAATCCGAACTGGTTATGCTGAGCAAGCTGGCACTTTTGCTAAAGGAGGGAGACCCCGTGCTGTGA
- a CDS encoding TonB-dependent receptor has translation MKRISAITGFCFLFLHFSFAQGTIIEGKVLNFINHESLPFATIRVTETGQGTVADSTGYYKLELPAGLYNIEASYTGYGAVVKHEIQTQSSKPVVVDFELQMIGNDLEEAVVKAEAFRNTSESPLALQRINVHELMLMPGATLDVSKFIKTLPGVSPKVSFGYNLIVRGGASNENKFYLDGIEIPSITHFTVQGTSGGPNALLNVLMLESASLHSSAFPAYAGNALSSVMAFNQRAGRKDRFGGSFSLGATDWGFLLEGPMGKKSSFLFSARESYSQHVLKAIGVPVIPFYSDVQYKQVIQFDSKNELILTGVAGYDKYTLNLGAEPTASLLYNTGYIPEGKQVVYAAGAVYKHYLDKSYYTVVLSRNYFYNFAEKFVNNSGEETDRLFDYTSKEAENKLRIEHKLFRDKKEWNYGLALESDQVDIREYSLISRKANEVDEVNFHSLMNFVRYGAFGSFSQKFAGDDFSLYAGLRMDGNTYSDLMKNPLKQLSPRLALSWQFRKAWQLSANAGRYFQVPPYILMAYAEAGEFTNRKALKYMQSDHLGLGLEHTTPNGYRLKLEGFYKKYRDYPFLLKDSISYANANANFVLVGDQPADARSEGRAYGVEFQIKQKYHNSWSWSLAYSFVVSQFEDTKGTLVSSSWDNRHFGTVTIGKTFGKNWQAGLRWSFAGGNPYTPYDQATSGLRSVWDINHRGIPDYSKLNQEKLPVFHQLDLRIDKQFNFKRWSLALFMDIQNVYASSVPVISYLTVERNADLTPLVDPGNPERYKTTLLQSDTGRVLPSIGFVADF, from the coding sequence ATGAAACGAATATCGGCTATTACGGGCTTTTGTTTTTTATTCCTCCATTTCTCCTTTGCCCAGGGAACCATCATTGAGGGAAAGGTACTTAATTTCATCAACCACGAATCGTTGCCCTTTGCCACTATTCGGGTAACTGAAACAGGACAAGGGACCGTTGCCGACAGCACGGGGTATTACAAATTGGAGTTGCCGGCCGGATTATACAACATAGAAGCTTCGTACACAGGTTACGGGGCTGTGGTAAAGCATGAAATCCAAACTCAATCGTCCAAGCCTGTCGTCGTAGATTTTGAATTGCAGATGATCGGTAATGATCTGGAAGAGGCCGTGGTTAAAGCGGAAGCTTTCCGCAACACTTCGGAGAGCCCTTTGGCACTCCAGCGCATCAATGTCCATGAATTGATGCTCATGCCCGGGGCGACGCTGGATGTTTCCAAATTTATCAAAACCTTACCGGGGGTTTCGCCAAAAGTATCTTTTGGGTATAACCTTATCGTTCGCGGTGGAGCCTCCAATGAGAATAAATTTTATCTAGATGGAATTGAGATTCCGTCTATCACCCATTTTACGGTCCAGGGAACCAGTGGAGGACCCAATGCATTGCTTAATGTGCTCATGCTCGAAAGTGCAAGCCTGCACAGCAGTGCCTTCCCAGCTTATGCCGGTAATGCGTTGAGCAGCGTTATGGCGTTCAACCAGCGGGCAGGGAGAAAAGATCGTTTTGGCGGTTCTTTTAGTTTGGGGGCCACCGACTGGGGATTTCTACTGGAAGGCCCCATGGGAAAAAAATCGTCTTTTCTTTTTTCTGCCAGGGAGTCTTATTCCCAGCATGTGCTCAAGGCCATTGGGGTTCCTGTCATCCCTTTTTATTCTGATGTGCAGTACAAGCAGGTGATCCAGTTCGATTCTAAGAATGAACTCATTTTGACCGGGGTGGCCGGTTACGACAAATACACCCTTAACCTGGGGGCTGAACCAACAGCGTCCCTGCTCTACAATACCGGTTATATTCCCGAAGGGAAGCAGGTTGTATATGCGGCCGGGGCGGTTTACAAACACTACCTCGACAAAAGCTACTACACGGTGGTTTTGAGCCGCAACTATTTTTACAATTTTGCAGAGAAGTTTGTCAACAACAGCGGAGAGGAAACGGATCGGTTGTTTGATTATACTTCAAAAGAAGCCGAGAATAAATTGCGGATCGAGCACAAGCTCTTTCGCGACAAAAAGGAATGGAACTACGGCCTGGCCCTCGAATCCGACCAGGTGGATATCCGGGAATATTCCCTCATTTCCCGAAAGGCCAATGAAGTGGATGAAGTAAATTTCCATAGCCTGATGAATTTTGTGCGCTACGGTGCTTTTGGTTCCTTCAGTCAAAAATTTGCAGGAGATGACTTCTCGCTTTATGCCGGTTTGCGGATGGATGGTAATACTTATTCGGATTTGATGAAAAATCCTCTAAAACAGTTGTCGCCAAGGCTTGCACTTTCCTGGCAATTCAGGAAAGCCTGGCAGTTGAGCGCTAATGCGGGACGTTATTTCCAGGTACCTCCTTATATATTAATGGCTTATGCCGAGGCAGGAGAATTCACGAACCGGAAGGCCCTGAAATACATGCAGAGCGACCATCTTGGGCTCGGGCTGGAGCACACCACGCCTAACGGGTATCGGTTGAAGCTCGAAGGTTTTTATAAAAAATACAGGGATTACCCATTCCTTTTAAAAGATTCCATTTCCTATGCCAATGCCAATGCAAATTTTGTGCTGGTGGGCGACCAGCCGGCGGATGCGCGTTCCGAAGGAAGGGCGTATGGAGTGGAGTTCCAGATCAAACAAAAGTATCACAATTCCTGGTCCTGGTCACTCGCCTACAGCTTTGTGGTAAGCCAGTTTGAAGATACGAAGGGCACTTTGGTTTCTTCTTCCTGGGACAATCGTCATTTCGGGACGGTCACCATCGGCAAGACTTTTGGGAAGAACTGGCAGGCAGGGCTCCGCTGGAGTTTTGCGGGGGGGAATCCTTACACACCTTATGACCAGGCGACTTCAGGATTGCGGTCTGTTTGGGATATTAATCACCGAGGTATTCCGGATTATTCAAAATTGAACCAGGAAAAATTGCCTGTTTTCCATCAGCTTGATTTGCGTATTGACAAGCAATTCAACTTTAAGCGCTGGTCGCTGGCCCTGTTCATGGATATCCAAAACGTCTATGCTTCTTCTGTGCCGGTGATTTCGTACCTGACGGTTGAGCGAAATGCAGATCTGACTCCGCTGGTCGATCCCGGCAATCCGGAGCGGTATAAAACGACCCTGCTGCAAAGCGATACGGGGCGGGTTCTGCCGAGTATCGGGTTTGTGGCGGATTTTTGA
- the ssb gene encoding single-stranded DNA-binding protein, which produces MKNSVLLIGNLGKDPELKKLEGGNSVARFSLATNETFKNNKGEKVTTTQWHNCVLWGKTAELANTWLKKGKEIAARGKITYSNYEDKNGQVRYTTEIVVNEFTMLGAKPAN; this is translated from the coding sequence ATGAAAAATAGTGTATTATTAATCGGAAACCTGGGGAAAGACCCCGAATTGAAAAAACTGGAAGGCGGAAACAGCGTCGCAAGATTCTCCCTGGCCACCAATGAGACCTTTAAAAACAACAAAGGAGAAAAGGTCACCACCACCCAATGGCACAACTGTGTACTGTGGGGCAAAACCGCGGAACTGGCCAATACCTGGCTGAAAAAGGGGAAGGAAATCGCGGCGAGAGGTAAAATTACGTACTCCAATTATGAGGACAAAAACGGGCAGGTGCGTTATACCACAGAGATCGTGGTCAACGAATTTACCATGCTGGGGGCAAAACCCGCCAATTAA
- the ssb gene encoding single-stranded DNA-binding protein produces the protein MNNLRNNVQLIGNLGKDVEFKQLDNGNAIARVTIATKEIYKKQDGNHHVETQWHQLVGWGKVAEIMNVLLKKGKEVAVKGKLTHRSFDDKDGIKHFRSEVIVNEFMLMN, from the coding sequence ATGAACAATCTTAGAAACAACGTTCAACTCATCGGCAACCTGGGCAAAGATGTCGAATTCAAACAATTGGACAACGGCAACGCCATCGCACGAGTGACCATTGCCACCAAAGAAATCTACAAAAAACAGGATGGTAATCATCACGTAGAAACACAATGGCACCAACTCGTCGGCTGGGGAAAAGTGGCCGAGATCATGAACGTCCTGCTCAAAAAAGGAAAGGAAGTGGCCGTAAAAGGCAAACTCACCCACCGCTCCTTCGACGACAAGGACGGCATCAAACACTTCCGCAGCGAAGTAATCGTCAATGAATTTATGTTGATGAATTGA